The Nitrosopumilus cobalaminigenes genome contains a region encoding:
- the psmA gene encoding archaeal proteasome endopeptidase complex subunit alpha, whose product MLPAQQGYDRAITVFSPDGRLYQVEYAIETVRRGTVAVGVKCKDGIVIAVEEKPRKLQISETAQKIFQIDDHVGVAAAGYIPDARSQVDNARFFSQSNKMIYDEPVEVETIAKHLADQCQQYTQYAGVRPYGVALILGGVVNNTPQLYLTDPSGTYISYDAIAIGSGSDQVTDFLEKTYKEDLSLDDAATLAAAGIYLSSEDKEGTSHIRMAHIKKENGLYELVSDEQITKYANAAKEKYPHEQK is encoded by the coding sequence ATGCTTCCTGCACAACAAGGTTACGATAGAGCAATCACAGTATTCTCACCAGACGGTAGACTATACCAAGTTGAATATGCTATTGAAACTGTAAGAAGAGGTACTGTTGCTGTAGGTGTAAAATGCAAAGACGGAATTGTAATTGCCGTAGAAGAAAAACCAAGAAAATTACAAATTTCAGAAACTGCTCAAAAGATCTTCCAAATTGATGATCATGTAGGAGTAGCTGCTGCAGGATACATTCCAGATGCAAGAAGTCAAGTAGACAATGCAAGATTCTTTTCTCAAAGTAACAAAATGATTTATGATGAACCAGTTGAAGTTGAAACCATTGCTAAACATTTAGCAGATCAATGTCAACAATATACACAGTATGCAGGTGTAAGACCATACGGTGTTGCACTTATTCTCGGCGGAGTTGTAAATAACACACCACAATTGTATTTGACTGATCCTAGTGGAACATACATCTCTTATGATGCAATTGCAATAGGTTCTGGTTCTGATCAAGTTACAGACTTTTTAGAAAAAACATACAAAGAAGATTTATCACTTGATGATGCTGCAACATTAGCTGCTGCAGGAATTTATCTTTCAAGTGAAGATAAAGAAGGAACAAGTCACATCAGAATGGCTCACATCAAAAAAGAAAATGGATTGTATGAATTAGTTTCAGATGAGCAGATTACAAAATATGCAAATGCTGCTAAAGAAAAATACCCACACGAACAAAAATAG
- a CDS encoding putative RNA uridine N3 methyltransferase, translating to MKLSVAIPESSLSDESLKIDKTRKISILARACAIFKIDTIYVYQEGGKKTDPGLMIMILKYLETPQFLRRRLFPKMNDLKFAGVLQPLRIPSHVTPVNSKKIKAGDIREGIVVSSKGKKFVDVGINQLIQYYGSVSTGKRITVQFKEGYPRLSIKEIDRKDIKSYWGYSVKERANLFSILSEWKGNIILTSRKGKTVTNEQLSKYVKSDDPTLVVFGSPERGIHEIIGGRMNKVQNAKSLNFFPNQATETVRLEEALLGTLAIINAQDI from the coding sequence TTGAAATTATCTGTTGCAATTCCTGAATCTTCTTTATCAGATGAATCCCTCAAAATCGATAAAACTAGAAAAATATCTATTCTAGCAAGAGCTTGTGCAATTTTTAAAATTGACACAATCTATGTCTATCAAGAAGGTGGAAAGAAAACAGACCCAGGATTAATGATCATGATTCTAAAATATTTAGAAACGCCACAATTTTTGAGAAGAAGGCTATTCCCAAAAATGAATGATTTAAAATTTGCAGGAGTTTTGCAACCATTGAGAATTCCAAGTCACGTTACACCAGTAAATTCTAAAAAAATTAAAGCAGGAGACATTAGAGAGGGGATTGTAGTTAGTTCAAAAGGTAAAAAATTCGTCGATGTTGGAATTAATCAATTAATTCAATATTATGGAAGTGTGTCAACAGGGAAAAGAATAACGGTGCAATTTAAAGAAGGATATCCAAGATTGTCAATAAAAGAAATAGATAGAAAAGACATCAAATCATACTGGGGATATTCAGTCAAAGAAAGAGCAAACTTGTTTTCAATATTATCAGAATGGAAAGGAAATATAATTTTGACATCAAGAAAAGGTAAAACAGTTACAAATGAACAATTATCAAAATATGTAAAATCAGATGATCCCACACTAGTAGTATTTGGATCTCCTGAGAGAGGAATTCATGAAATTATTGGTGGGAGAATGAATAAAGTTCAAAATGCAAAATCACTAAACTTTTTCCCAAATCAAGCTACAGAGACTGTACGATTAGAAGAAGCACTTTTGGGTACTTTGGCAATAATTAATGCTCAAGATATTTGA
- a CDS encoding 50S ribosomal protein L3, with amino-acid sequence MGARKRHSPRRGSLAYSRRVRAKTMEARIRAWPTRSATDEPKILAHCGFKAGCVQIVSIDDRDKVPNAGKQLVSLGTVLVTPPVLVLGIRGYSKDHDGKHAEFDVYAEDIPKNIAKEITIKNIAGSIENAESRLKKIKEIYAIVAVSPRAAGLEMKKPYIFEAMVSGGDIQTQFTHVKESLGKEIKIDQIFETGATVDVAAITKGHGWQGVMRRWNVKKKQHKSRKTVREVGSLGPISPQSIMYTVPRAGQTGFHQRIEYDKRIMIMGNTESDEIKINPDGGYKHFGLVKGDFIILKGSVPGTYKRLIKLRSQIRNAPAKVNKPNILEVVV; translated from the coding sequence ATGGGAGCTCGAAAACGACATTCACCACGTAGAGGAAGTCTTGCATACTCACGTAGAGTTCGTGCAAAGACAATGGAAGCAAGGATTAGAGCTTGGCCAACAAGATCAGCAACAGATGAACCAAAAATTTTAGCACATTGTGGATTCAAAGCAGGGTGTGTTCAAATTGTAAGTATTGATGATCGTGATAAAGTTCCAAATGCAGGAAAACAACTTGTAAGTCTTGGAACAGTACTAGTAACCCCACCAGTATTGGTTTTAGGAATTAGAGGATATTCAAAAGATCATGATGGAAAACATGCAGAGTTTGATGTCTATGCAGAAGATATTCCAAAAAATATTGCAAAAGAAATTACAATTAAAAATATTGCAGGTTCAATTGAAAATGCAGAATCAAGATTAAAAAAGATTAAAGAAATTTACGCAATTGTTGCAGTTTCTCCAAGAGCTGCAGGATTAGAGATGAAGAAACCATACATTTTCGAAGCAATGGTTAGTGGCGGAGATATTCAAACTCAATTTACTCATGTTAAAGAATCACTTGGAAAAGAAATTAAAATTGATCAAATCTTTGAAACTGGTGCAACAGTAGATGTTGCAGCAATTACAAAAGGTCACGGATGGCAAGGTGTCATGCGAAGATGGAACGTAAAAAAGAAACAACACAAATCAAGAAAGACCGTAAGAGAAGTTGGTTCATTAGGTCCAATTTCACCACAAAGTATCATGTATACAGTTCCAAGAGCAGGACAAACAGGTTTCCATCAAAGAATAGAATATGATAAAAGAATCATGATCATGGGTAATACAGAATCAGATGAAATTAAAATTAATCCAGATGGCGGATACAAACATTTTGGTTTAGTAAAAGGTGATTTTATTATTCTAAAAGGTTCAGTCCCAGGAACTTACAAAAGATTGATCAAACTAAGAAGTCAAATCAGAAACGCCCCAGCCAAAGTTAACAAACCAAACATTTTGGAGGTTGTAGTATAA
- the rpl4p gene encoding 50S ribosomal protein L4, with the protein MKTTSYTTTGTKDAEVEIPIIFSTPFRRDLIHKAVTNLTSHKFQKQGRKPMAGMDVVADSNDPPTGQGVSRVARMQGGGGGRQGQGAEVASTRGGRQAHPPIVEKVIYKKLNKKENKLALCSAIAATASKELVELRGHKIEGIESFPIVVSDDIESVSKTSEISKILDSLKLTQDVKRLNARKPRSGQSRLRGRTKKVGKSVLFVTKDSSNLSKATGAIPGVDVTNVKNLSVLDLAPGSDPIRLTVYSKAALEEIAKIKSTHLEIMVKTQ; encoded by the coding sequence ATGAAGACAACATCTTACACAACTACAGGAACAAAAGATGCTGAAGTAGAGATTCCAATAATTTTCTCAACACCATTCAGAAGAGACTTGATTCACAAAGCTGTTACTAATTTAACATCACATAAATTCCAAAAGCAAGGTAGAAAACCAATGGCAGGTATGGATGTAGTAGCAGACTCTAATGATCCACCAACAGGTCAAGGTGTTTCTCGTGTGGCAAGAATGCAAGGTGGTGGCGGTGGAAGACAAGGTCAAGGTGCAGAAGTCGCATCAACTAGAGGTGGAAGACAAGCACATCCACCAATTGTCGAGAAAGTAATCTACAAAAAACTAAACAAAAAAGAGAACAAATTAGCATTATGTTCTGCAATTGCAGCAACAGCCTCAAAAGAATTGGTAGAATTAAGAGGTCATAAAATAGAAGGTATAGAATCATTCCCAATAGTTGTATCTGATGATATTGAATCAGTTTCAAAAACAAGTGAAATTAGCAAAATTCTTGATTCATTGAAATTAACACAAGATGTCAAGAGACTAAATGCAAGAAAACCACGTTCGGGTCAATCTAGACTAAGAGGAAGAACAAAGAAAGTTGGAAAAAGCGTATTGTTTGTAACTAAAGATTCTTCAAACTTGTCAAAAGCAACTGGTGCAATACCAGGTGTGGATGTAACAAATGTAAAGAATCTAAGTGTGTTAGATTTGGCACCTGGTTCTGATCCAATTAGATTAACAGTTTATTCCAAAGCAGCATTAGAAGAAATTGCAAAAATAAAATCAACACATCTGGAGATTATGGTGAAAACACAATGA
- a CDS encoding 50S ribosomal protein L23, whose protein sequence is MNVDQAMKIIIKPYITEKTFAMVENESKICFIVEISANKTQISEAVKTLYKQNVKKVNTARTIYGKKAFVQFENTEKARDLATKIGML, encoded by the coding sequence ATGAATGTAGATCAAGCAATGAAAATAATCATCAAGCCATACATTACAGAGAAGACCTTTGCAATGGTTGAAAATGAAAGTAAGATTTGTTTCATAGTAGAAATTTCCGCTAATAAAACACAAATTTCAGAAGCAGTGAAAACACTTTACAAACAAAATGTCAAAAAAGTAAACACTGCAAGAACAATTTATGGCAAGAAAGCTTTTGTTCAGTTTGAAAACACCGAAAAAGCCAGAGATTTGGCAACAAAGATAGGAATGCTATAA
- a CDS encoding 30S ribosomal protein S19, which translates to MVKEFLYRGIPKEELESLSLEKLFMLFNSRQRRSLTRGITDGKRKLIEEIKAAKAGKLKNPIKTHIRELIILPYMVGVTVNTFSGKEFQPVTITTEMIGHYLGEYVITNKRVSHGAPGVGASRSSLYVPLK; encoded by the coding sequence ATGGTTAAAGAATTTTTATACAGAGGCATTCCAAAAGAGGAACTTGAAAGTTTGTCCCTTGAAAAATTATTCATGTTATTTAATTCCAGACAAAGACGATCACTTACAAGAGGAATTACAGATGGAAAAAGAAAACTAATTGAAGAAATTAAAGCCGCAAAAGCAGGCAAATTAAAAAATCCAATCAAGACTCACATTAGAGAATTGATTATTCTACCGTACATGGTAGGAGTTACAGTAAACACATTCTCAGGAAAAGAATTCCAACCAGTTACAATTACAACTGAAATGATTGGACATTATTTGGGAGAATATGTAATAACAAACAAGAGAGTTTCACACGGTGCCCCAGGTGTAGGTGCATCAAGATCCAGTCTCTACGTGCCATTGAAGTGA
- a CDS encoding 50S ribosomal protein L22: protein MGRFNYAFQNYDPTRHVRSSLREKDISHKHAREVAVSIKGLSIEKARDYLIAVIDKKRAVPFRRYKNQVAHRPDPGVMSGRYPQKTAKEFIKVLDNLESNAEYKGMDLDRLRIVNATVHKGVVVKRFIPRAMGRATPKNNVLTHVELVAKEI from the coding sequence ATGGGTAGATTCAATTACGCTTTCCAAAATTATGACCCAACTAGACATGTACGTTCTTCATTAAGAGAAAAAGACATCTCACACAAACATGCTCGTGAAGTTGCAGTGTCAATCAAAGGGCTATCAATTGAAAAAGCAAGAGATTATCTCATTGCAGTAATTGACAAAAAAAGAGCAGTTCCATTTAGAAGATATAAAAATCAAGTAGCACATAGACCAGACCCAGGAGTAATGTCTGGAAGATATCCACAAAAAACTGCAAAAGAGTTCATTAAAGTTTTAGATAATTTAGAATCAAATGCAGAATACAAAGGAATGGATTTAGATAGATTAAGAATTGTAAACGCAACTGTTCACAAAGGAGTTGTTGTAAAAAGATTTATCCCAAGAGCAATGGGAAGAGCAACTCCAAAGAATAATGTATTAACACACGTCGAATTGGTGGCAAAGGAGATTTAG
- a CDS encoding 30S ribosomal protein S3 — protein MSAVKNVIKDNYNMMLLKDYLREAIKDAGFSHAEISKTPVGTRVALHVTRPGIVIGRKGSGIRTLTEKLATDFGLKNPQISVVEIEKPELAPSVMCNRMASHLERGTAFRRATMWTLKQIMEGGAMGVQITISGKLRGDRSAFEKHTQGILPRAGHHAEIIVDEDIAHVKTAMGLIGIRIRIARKEKLIPEFEMRVEKEEKSKKGKQAPEEKIKVEEIEVEGAKVEVVKVQGKEDTAKSESERIALEAKKMEKIETLEEEEAKLK, from the coding sequence ATGTCTGCAGTGAAAAATGTAATTAAAGATAACTACAACATGATGTTACTCAAAGATTATCTTAGAGAAGCAATTAAAGACGCAGGATTCTCACATGCAGAAATATCAAAAACACCAGTAGGAACAAGGGTCGCATTACATGTTACAAGACCAGGAATTGTAATTGGTAGAAAAGGTTCAGGAATTAGAACTTTAACAGAAAAACTAGCAACAGACTTTGGCTTAAAGAATCCTCAAATTTCTGTAGTAGAGATTGAAAAACCAGAACTTGCACCTAGTGTAATGTGTAACAGAATGGCATCTCACTTGGAAAGAGGCACTGCATTTAGAAGGGCAACCATGTGGACTTTGAAACAAATTATGGAAGGGGGAGCAATGGGAGTTCAAATTACAATTTCAGGAAAACTTAGAGGTGATCGTTCAGCATTTGAAAAACACACTCAAGGAATTCTACCAAGAGCAGGACATCACGCAGAAATTATTGTTGATGAAGATATTGCCCACGTAAAAACAGCAATGGGATTAATCGGAATTAGAATTAGAATTGCAAGAAAAGAAAAACTCATTCCAGAATTTGAAATGAGAGTTGAAAAAGAGGAAAAGTCAAAGAAAGGAAAACAAGCACCAGAAGAAAAAATCAAAGTTGAAGAAATTGAAGTTGAAGGTGCTAAAGTTGAAGTTGTTAAAGTTCAAGGAAAAGAAGATACTGCTAAATCAGAATCAGAAAGAATTGCTCTTGAAGCAAAGAAAATGGAGAAAATTGAAACATTAGAAGAAGAGGAGGCCAAATTGAAATGA
- the rpmC gene encoding 50S ribosomal protein L29 — protein sequence MTRLSMKTIRQLNEKDLKSKVQESRSELAKLRIDASKGTLRKESGKLKPVRRDIARMLTRLNEERNEK from the coding sequence ATGACCAGACTCAGTATGAAGACAATTAGACAGTTAAACGAGAAAGATCTAAAAAGTAAAGTTCAAGAATCACGTTCTGAGCTTGCAAAACTTAGAATTGACGCTTCAAAAGGAACATTAAGAAAAGAAAGTGGAAAATTAAAGCCAGTACGTCGCGACATTGCAAGAATGCTTACCAGATTAAACGAGGAGAGGAACGAGAAATGA
- a CDS encoding ribonuclease P protein component 1 produces the protein MITADNITSHEFLGLNTEIIKSTNPQVIGLNGRIVNETKSMFTINTEKGHKSIAKSTNNWKFSIEGKDVVVEGTKISKRPFDRIGGKA, from the coding sequence ATGATTACCGCAGACAACATAACATCACATGAATTTTTGGGATTAAACACTGAGATCATCAAATCAACTAACCCTCAAGTAATAGGATTAAATGGAAGAATTGTCAATGAAACAAAATCCATGTTCACAATAAACACCGAAAAAGGTCATAAATCAATTGCAAAATCTACAAATAATTGGAAATTCTCTATCGAAGGAAAAGATGTCGTAGTTGAAGGTACTAAAATTTCAAAAAGACCATTTGACAGAATAGGAGGAAAAGCATGA
- a CDS encoding 30S ribosomal protein S17, whose product MTQNIGLKVKEPTRECEDKHCPFHGGLSIRGKLFDGKVTGAKAKQTITLQKDAPIYFSKFKRYARGTSTIHAHVPGCIDVEAGDHVLTAECRPLSKSVCYVVVEVKA is encoded by the coding sequence ATGACTCAAAATATAGGACTAAAAGTAAAAGAACCAACTAGAGAATGTGAAGACAAACATTGTCCATTCCACGGAGGTCTTTCAATCAGAGGAAAACTCTTTGATGGAAAAGTTACAGGAGCAAAAGCAAAACAAACTATCACATTACAAAAAGATGCACCAATTTACTTTAGTAAATTTAAGAGATATGCAAGAGGTACAAGTACAATTCATGCACATGTTCCTGGATGTATTGATGTTGAAGCAGGAGATCATGTATTGACTGCAGAATGCAGACCATTATCAAAATCAGTCTGCTATGTTGTTGTGGAGGTTAAAGCATAA
- a CDS encoding 50S ribosomal protein L14: MAKQAGKGVEEFRPYVTKVIPVGANIVCADNSGAKILEVINVPRHKTRASRLPSASVGDFCNVVVKKGPAELRKQVYGAVIIRQKYAVRRLNGVRVCFEDNAAVLITPEGETKGTDIKGPVAAEATEKWPRVANLASMVV, encoded by the coding sequence ATGGCAAAGCAAGCAGGTAAAGGAGTAGAAGAATTCCGACCATATGTAACTAAAGTAATACCAGTTGGCGCAAACATTGTTTGTGCAGATAATTCGGGTGCAAAAATATTAGAAGTAATCAATGTTCCAAGACATAAAACAAGAGCATCAAGACTTCCTTCAGCATCAGTTGGAGACTTTTGTAATGTTGTTGTAAAGAAAGGACCAGCAGAGTTAAGAAAGCAAGTTTACGGTGCAGTAATAATTAGACAAAAATATGCAGTTCGCAGATTAAACGGTGTAAGAGTTTGTTTTGAAGATAACGCAGCAGTGTTAATCACTCCAGAAGGAGAAACCAAAGGAACAGACATCAAAGGACCAGTAGCAGCTGAAGCAACAGAGAAATGGCCAAGAGTAGCAAACTTGGCATCAATGGTGGTATAA
- the rplX gene encoding 50S ribosomal protein L24 — translation MKPTKMRNQMIYQATYNTKSKQLAAALSKDLHKKYGKRSVRVVEGDSVTILRGEFKGVDGKIEKVSTQKNSVAIGGIKKEATKGEKYDVYIHTSNLVVTSLNGDDKWRIAKLEGKDPRKQPKTETKPEAKNEAPKETKVADKPKKKEDEN, via the coding sequence ATGAAACCAACAAAAATGCGTAACCAGATGATTTATCAGGCAACTTACAATACTAAAAGTAAACAACTTGCAGCTGCTCTTTCAAAAGATCTTCATAAAAAATACGGTAAAAGAAGTGTAAGAGTTGTTGAAGGCGACAGCGTTACAATTCTAAGAGGAGAATTCAAAGGAGTGGATGGTAAAATAGAAAAAGTATCCACACAAAAAAATAGTGTTGCAATTGGAGGAATTAAAAAAGAAGCTACGAAAGGAGAAAAATATGATGTCTACATTCACACATCCAACCTAGTTGTAACTTCACTTAATGGTGATGATAAATGGAGAATTGCAAAATTAGAAGGCAAAGATCCTAGAAAACAACCAAAGACAGAAACAAAACCAGAAGCAAAAAATGAAGCCCCTAAAGAAACAAAAGTAGCAGATAAGCCAAAAAAGAAGGAAGATGAGAATTAA
- a CDS encoding 30S ribosomal protein S4e produces the protein MVSISGSKKLKRQMAPQFWGITRKDKRFVITVKPGPHKKSYSVPTAVFLRDMLSIVTSLREAKTSIYSGRVKIDGVVRKSLHHAIGLMDVVELQDVSDIYRLVPTEDKLLKPIKINESEKSKKLVRVTSKTTINKGKLQIGFHDGRAIISDTKVNVGDACLIQIPEQKIIEVIKLEEGCQGLVTRGNNAGQIGKIETIEEGTFILPKRVILALGDRKIEIPADIIMPIGKEEPIIQLK, from the coding sequence ATGGTAAGTATTTCAGGTAGTAAGAAACTCAAACGTCAAATGGCCCCACAGTTTTGGGGAATTACCAGAAAAGACAAAAGATTTGTAATTACAGTAAAACCAGGTCCACACAAAAAGAGCTATTCTGTTCCAACAGCAGTATTTCTTAGAGATATGCTAAGTATTGTTACTAGTTTAAGAGAAGCAAAAACTTCAATTTATTCTGGACGAGTAAAGATTGACGGAGTTGTTAGAAAATCACTTCATCATGCAATTGGATTAATGGATGTAGTTGAATTACAAGATGTTTCAGATATTTATCGTCTAGTACCAACTGAAGATAAATTACTAAAACCAATTAAGATCAATGAATCAGAAAAATCTAAAAAATTAGTAAGAGTTACAAGTAAAACAACAATCAACAAAGGAAAATTACAAATTGGATTCCATGATGGGCGTGCAATTATTTCAGATACAAAAGTAAATGTCGGAGATGCTTGTTTAATACAAATTCCAGAACAAAAAATTATTGAAGTAATAAAATTAGAAGAAGGATGTCAAGGTTTAGTCACACGCGGAAACAATGCAGGACAGATTGGTAAAATAGAAACCATAGAAGAAGGAACATTCATTCTACCAAAAAGAGTTATTCTTGCATTAGGTGATAGAAAAATCGAAATCCCTGCAGACATCATTATGCCAATTGGAAAAGAGGAGCCAATAATTCAATTAAAGTGA
- a CDS encoding 50S ribosomal protein L5 gives MSQVTESPMKKISLEKVVLNMGLGKSGDVINIAEKALEQISGKKPSKRLAKAAYRDWGVRKGEPIGVAVTVRGEDGVALLKRLLEAKGNTVNGKSFDNFGNFSFGINEHIDIPGVKYDPQIGILGLGISITLTRPGYGIRTRSKHKASVGKSHVIKSQEAKDYLSKEFGVTIT, from the coding sequence ATGTCCCAAGTAACAGAATCCCCAATGAAAAAAATCTCATTAGAGAAAGTTGTCTTAAACATGGGTTTAGGCAAATCTGGTGATGTAATTAACATTGCAGAAAAAGCATTAGAACAAATTTCAGGTAAAAAACCATCTAAACGTTTAGCAAAAGCAGCTTACAGAGATTGGGGAGTCAGAAAAGGTGAACCAATAGGAGTAGCAGTTACAGTTCGGGGGGAAGATGGAGTTGCATTACTAAAACGATTACTAGAAGCTAAAGGTAACACAGTAAACGGAAAATCATTTGATAACTTTGGTAACTTTTCATTTGGAATTAACGAACATATCGACATCCCAGGAGTAAAATATGATCCACAAATCGGAATTCTTGGTTTAGGGATTTCAATTACATTGACAAGACCAGGATATGGAATTAGAACTAGAAGTAAACACAAAGCAAGTGTTGGTAAATCTCATGTTATCAAAAGTCAAGAAGCAAAAGATTATCTATCAAAAGAATTTGGAGTCACCATAACATAA
- a CDS encoding 30S ribosomal protein S14, whose protein sequence is MAKDRSYEATGRKKHDFGRGSRWCKRCGDYTAVIQKYDLMLCRRCFREVATSLGFRKNK, encoded by the coding sequence ATGGCAAAAGATAGATCCTACGAGGCAACTGGTAGAAAGAAACATGACTTTGGACGAGGTTCAAGATGGTGTAAAAGATGTGGAGATTATACTGCAGTTATTCAAAAATATGATTTAATGTTATGTAGACGATGCTTCAGAGAAGTAGCAACATCTTTAGGGTTCAGGAAAAATAAGTGA
- a CDS encoding 30S ribosomal protein S8 has protein sequence MPATNILANLFVTLYNNETRRKSDCVILPTSKLGIEVLKTLQKDGYIGEFEHIDDKRGGKFKIKLLAKINKCGAISPRFKVKNDEYNSWEQQYLPAYDRGMLLVTTNQGVMSHHDASQKGIGGFLIGYVY, from the coding sequence ATGCCTGCAACAAACATCTTAGCAAATCTATTTGTCACATTATACAACAATGAAACTAGAAGGAAATCAGATTGTGTTATTCTTCCAACATCAAAATTAGGAATTGAAGTTCTCAAAACATTACAGAAAGATGGATACATTGGAGAATTTGAACACATTGATGATAAAAGAGGCGGAAAATTCAAAATAAAACTATTAGCAAAAATAAACAAATGTGGAGCAATATCCCCAAGATTCAAAGTCAAAAATGACGAATACAATAGTTGGGAACAACAATACTTGCCAGCATATGACAGAGGAATGCTTCTTGTTACAACAAACCAAGGAGTAATGTCTCATCACGACGCATCACAAAAAGGGATTGGAGGATTTTTGATAGGATATGTCTACTAA
- a CDS encoding 50S ribosomal protein L6, which produces MSTKQIEEFKDQVDIPEGVTVTVNKHMVSFVGPLGKTHKSFRTIPIKVEVTEGKILLTAIEHKKRDYAILHTARSIIRNICEGLVSGYTIKMKLVFSHFPITVKVEGKKVLIENFQGERAPRITHIVGNTKVVPKGEDVILTGEVWTDITQTAANIELKSKVKNKDHRVFLDGIYVFEKKKGIDK; this is translated from the coding sequence ATGTCTACTAAACAAATAGAAGAATTCAAAGATCAGGTAGATATTCCTGAAGGAGTTACAGTTACAGTTAACAAACACATGGTATCATTTGTTGGACCACTAGGAAAAACTCACAAGAGTTTCAGAACCATACCAATCAAAGTAGAAGTTACTGAGGGAAAAATATTACTTACAGCAATTGAACATAAAAAAAGAGATTATGCAATTTTACATACAGCAAGATCAATTATTAGAAATATTTGTGAAGGTCTAGTTAGTGGATATACAATTAAAATGAAACTTGTATTTTCTCACTTTCCTATTACAGTAAAAGTTGAAGGGAAAAAGGTCTTGATTGAAAACTTCCAAGGAGAACGTGCTCCAAGAATTACACATATTGTTGGCAATACCAAAGTAGTTCCAAAAGGGGAAGACGTAATTCTTACAGGAGAAGTGTGGACTGACATTACTCAAACTGCAGCAAACATTGAACTAAAATCTAAAGTTAAAAACAAAGATCATAGAGTATTCTTAGATGGTATCTATGTATTTGAAAAGAAAAAAGGCATAGACAAATAG
- a CDS encoding DUF2299 family protein, which translates to MSASRMRDNVERWVIHEGLSFEEVKNPENSFQILVKHAGQYGIPVDVFEPKGQPGILVIGAKVVMKNNQIARYLGFSPDEKEKFEKKVSDFCYSIQAINKIITEDGKQKVGVYVVMDDKENINQQTMLEAIDSVSEKYDKTARFLLKTF; encoded by the coding sequence ATGAGTGCATCCAGAATGAGAGATAACGTAGAAAGATGGGTAATTCATGAAGGACTTTCCTTTGAAGAAGTAAAAAATCCAGAGAATAGTTTTCAAATTCTAGTTAAACATGCAGGGCAATATGGGATCCCAGTAGATGTGTTTGAACCAAAAGGTCAACCAGGAATTCTAGTAATAGGTGCCAAAGTAGTGATGAAAAATAATCAAATTGCAAGATATCTAGGGTTTAGCCCGGATGAAAAGGAAAAATTTGAGAAAAAAGTGTCAGATTTTTGTTATTCAATACAAGCGATTAACAAAATCATTACAGAAGATGGAAAACAAAAGGTGGGAGTATATGTTGTAATGGATGATAAAGAAAACATCAATCAACAAACAATGCTTGAAGCAATAGACAGTGTTTCTGAAAAATATGATAAAACTGCCAGATTTTTGTTAAAAACATTCTAA